A region of Allocoleopsis franciscana PCC 7113 DNA encodes the following proteins:
- a CDS encoding carbon-nitrogen hydrolase family protein, translating to MKSYIAAAIQMTSLPDLEKNLVEAEELIELAVRQGAELVSLPENFSFLGTEEDKIAQAKEIALKSEKFLKTMAQRFQVTILGGGFPVPVNQEKVYNTALLIDPNGTELTRYQKVHLFDVNVPDGNTYRESSTVMAGNDLPAVYHSEQLGTLGLSVCYDVRFPELYRHLAYKGADILFVPAAFTAYTGKDHWQVLLQARAIENTCYVIAPAQTGRHYATRRTHGHAMIIDPWGVILSDAGEKPGVAIAEINPIRLEQVRRQMPCLQHRVFV from the coding sequence ATGAAGTCCTATATTGCCGCTGCAATTCAAATGACTAGCTTGCCCGACCTCGAAAAAAACCTGGTTGAGGCAGAAGAACTCATAGAACTTGCCGTGCGCCAGGGTGCCGAACTCGTCAGTTTACCCGAAAACTTCTCCTTTCTGGGTACAGAGGAAGACAAGATTGCTCAGGCCAAGGAGATCGCATTAAAAAGCGAGAAATTCCTCAAAACAATGGCACAGCGCTTTCAAGTCACTATCCTCGGCGGCGGTTTCCCGGTTCCGGTTAACCAGGAAAAAGTCTACAACACGGCTCTCCTCATTGATCCCAACGGAACTGAACTCACTCGTTATCAGAAAGTTCATCTCTTTGATGTCAACGTCCCCGATGGTAACACCTATCGCGAATCGAGTACGGTGATGGCCGGTAATGACTTGCCAGCCGTTTACCATTCAGAGCAGTTAGGTACCTTGGGTCTTTCTGTCTGTTATGACGTTCGCTTCCCAGAACTTTACCGACATTTGGCGTATAAGGGCGCAGACATTTTGTTTGTGCCTGCGGCCTTCACGGCTTATACCGGCAAAGACCACTGGCAAGTCCTCCTCCAAGCTAGAGCTATTGAAAACACTTGCTATGTGATTGCTCCAGCGCAAACCGGGCGTCATTATGCCACACGACGCACTCATGGTCACGCCATGATTATTGATCCCTGGGGAGTGATTTTATCGGATGCTGGAGAAAAACCAGGAGTTGCGATCGCAGAAATCAATCCCATTCGTCTGGAACAAGTCCGTCGTCAGATGCCTTGTCTACAACATCGGGTCTTCGTTTAA